One Jeotgalibaca porci genomic region harbors:
- a CDS encoding type B 50S ribosomal protein L31 produces the protein MKQEIHPKYQQVVFMDTSTGFKFMSGSTKGSNETVEWEDGNTYPLIRMEVTSDSHPFYTGRQKFAQAEGRVGRFNKKYGFKTETEEA, from the coding sequence ATGAAACAAGAAATCCATCCAAAATACCAACAAGTAGTTTTCATGGACACTTCAACAGGGTTCAAATTCATGTCTGGTTCAACTAAAGGATCTAACGAAACTGTTGAATGGGAAGACGGAAACACATACCCATTAATCCGTATGGAAGTTACTTCAGATTCTCATCCGTTCTACACTGGTCGTCAAAAGTTTGCACAAGCAGAAGGACGCGTGGGCCGTTTCAACAAGAAATACGGTTTCAAAACAGAAACAGAAGAAGCATAA
- the rho gene encoding transcription termination factor Rho, with product MLSIQELEKKTLKEIYTYAKEYKIPYYSQMTKKELAHAIIRAQEEKQGFFMTEGILDIISSEGYGFLRPINYSPSQEDIYISSSQIRRFDLRNGDKVGGKARPPKASERYYGLMQVNTVNGKNPDEAKERSHFPGLTPIYPNKRINLEIGQQNIPNRMIDLVSPIGFGQRGLIVAPPKAGKTTLLKSVANGITENYPDVELIMLLIDERPEEVTDIERSVKGDVVYSTFDQMPSNHVRVSELVLERAMRLVEDKRDVVILMDSITRLARAYNLVVPPSGRTLSGGIDPAALYKPKKFFGAARNIEDGGSLTILSTALVDTGSRMDDIIYEEFKGTGNSELVLSRELADRRVFPAIDIKKSGTRRDDLLLNPKELENVWKLRKAMRGDTLEYTEEFLRQLRTTKTNEDFIKRIALMK from the coding sequence ATGCTTTCCATACAAGAGTTAGAGAAAAAGACACTAAAAGAGATTTATACATATGCAAAAGAGTACAAGATTCCTTACTACAGCCAAATGACGAAGAAGGAATTGGCGCACGCGATTATTCGTGCGCAAGAAGAAAAACAAGGTTTCTTTATGACTGAAGGAATATTAGATATCATCTCATCAGAGGGATATGGCTTTTTAAGACCCATTAACTATTCTCCAAGTCAGGAAGACATTTACATTTCTTCTTCACAGATTCGCCGTTTTGATTTACGAAATGGTGATAAGGTCGGCGGTAAAGCGCGTCCACCAAAAGCATCAGAGCGCTATTACGGCCTCATGCAAGTCAACACAGTAAATGGAAAAAATCCGGATGAAGCAAAAGAACGGTCACATTTCCCAGGGTTGACGCCTATTTATCCGAATAAGCGTATTAACTTAGAAATTGGTCAACAAAATATACCGAATCGGATGATTGATTTGGTATCACCGATTGGTTTTGGACAACGTGGTTTGATTGTAGCACCGCCAAAAGCTGGTAAAACAACGCTTTTGAAGAGTGTTGCTAACGGAATCACTGAGAATTATCCGGATGTGGAATTAATCATGCTATTGATTGATGAGCGCCCGGAAGAAGTTACCGATATCGAACGCAGCGTCAAAGGCGATGTTGTGTATTCAACCTTTGATCAAATGCCGTCGAATCACGTACGCGTGAGTGAACTGGTATTGGAACGTGCGATGCGTTTGGTTGAAGATAAGCGTGATGTTGTTATTTTAATGGATAGTATTACGCGTTTGGCTCGTGCTTACAACTTAGTCGTTCCGCCGAGCGGACGGACGTTGAGTGGCGGGATTGACCCGGCAGCCCTTTACAAACCGAAGAAATTCTTTGGTGCGGCTCGTAATATCGAAGACGGGGGAAGCTTGACGATCCTATCCACGGCTCTGGTTGATACCGGAAGCCGGATGGATGACATTATTTACGAAGAATTTAAAGGAACAGGTAACTCTGAACTCGTTCTGTCCCGTGAATTAGCCGATCGTCGTGTTTTCCCGGCGATTGATATTAAAAAGTCAGGCACGAGACGAGATGATTTGTTGCTGAATCCGAAAGAACTAGAAAACGTTTGGAAGTTGCGTAAAGCGATGCGGGGCGATACTTTGGAATATACCGAAGAGTTCTTAAGACAATTGCGTACAACAAAAACCAACGAGGATTTCATCAAACGTATTGCTTTGATGAAGTAA
- a CDS encoding D-alanine--D-alanine ligase translates to MKVFLIYGGKSAEHDISILTAHSIVKEIYYNYYDVIPVYITRNGEWIQGETLLEPVKYSDFLRLTPGDTKQMALEKDQQSTGIIISPAEVKSDDAVIFPVLHGPNGEDGTVQGLFEVLDMPYVGCGVLASAAGMDKIVSKQLFQQVGLPQVPYVPVTRFDWQNQQEEFLQRCEGSLIYPMFVKPANMGSSVGISKANDKDELLAAIEVAFEYDSRVVVEQGIEAREVEIAILGNSDVHASVPGEIVKKVDFYDYEEKYINNSVDLNIPAELPDELVEKLQEYAATAFRALDGSGLSRCDFFVTSNNEIYINEVNTMPGFTQFSMYPLLWEHAGLKYSDLVEELIQLALKRYSGKTTRVQVN, encoded by the coding sequence ATGAAAGTCTTTCTTATATACGGCGGCAAAAGTGCGGAACATGATATTTCCATTTTGACTGCCCACTCCATCGTGAAAGAGATTTATTATAATTATTATGATGTGATTCCTGTTTACATTACGCGTAATGGTGAATGGATTCAAGGTGAGACATTGCTGGAGCCAGTTAAGTATTCTGATTTCCTGCGTCTAACACCAGGGGACACTAAACAAATGGCACTTGAAAAAGATCAGCAATCTACTGGTATCATCATTTCTCCAGCTGAGGTAAAATCTGATGATGCAGTTATCTTCCCGGTCTTACATGGACCAAACGGTGAAGATGGGACGGTTCAAGGGTTATTTGAAGTGTTAGATATGCCTTACGTCGGTTGCGGCGTATTAGCAAGTGCAGCCGGGATGGATAAAATCGTCTCAAAACAGCTCTTCCAACAAGTCGGCTTACCACAAGTTCCTTACGTTCCAGTGACGAGATTCGATTGGCAAAACCAACAAGAAGAATTTTTACAACGTTGTGAAGGATCACTTATTTATCCAATGTTTGTTAAACCAGCTAATATGGGATCAAGTGTTGGTATTTCTAAAGCGAATGACAAAGATGAATTGTTGGCAGCAATCGAAGTTGCCTTTGAATACGATTCACGTGTTGTCGTTGAACAAGGAATTGAAGCACGCGAAGTTGAGATTGCCATTTTAGGTAACTCTGACGTTCACGCTTCTGTTCCGGGCGAAATTGTTAAAAAAGTTGATTTTTATGACTATGAAGAAAAGTATATTAACAATTCAGTTGATTTGAATATTCCAGCTGAGCTACCTGATGAATTAGTTGAAAAACTACAAGAATATGCAGCAACTGCATTTCGGGCGTTGGACGGCAGCGGCTTGAGCCGTTGTGACTTCTTTGTTACTAGCAACAATGAAATCTATATCAACGAAGTGAACACCATGCCAGGTTTCACACAATTCTCCATGTACCCACTTTTATGGGAGCATGCAGGCTTGAAGTACAGCGATTTGGTCGAAGAGTTAATTCAACTCGCCCTTAAACGTTACTCTGGGAAAACGACCCGTGTTCAAGTAAACTAA
- the fba gene encoding class II fructose-1,6-bisphosphate aldolase, which translates to MSRLVSMTEMLNKALEGKYAVGQFNINNLEWTQAVLEAAEAEKSPVILGVSEGAAKYMGGHLVVASMVNALLETMDITVPVALHLDHGTSFDSCKSAIDAGYSSVMIDMSHYSIDENIENTKKVVEYAHSKGASVEAEVGTVGGTEDGITGGVQYADAQECLRMVKEGNIDALAAALGSVHGPYEGEPKLGFDEMKEISELTGAPLVLHGGSGIPEHQIQQAIEYGHTKINVNTECQQVWTAAVRDKLATDSAVYDPRKVIGPGKEAIVKLVRERMTVFGSSNKA; encoded by the coding sequence ATGAGTCGTTTAGTAAGTATGACAGAGATGTTAAATAAAGCTTTAGAAGGTAAGTATGCAGTTGGGCAATTCAATATCAACAACCTAGAATGGACACAAGCTGTTCTTGAAGCTGCAGAAGCTGAAAAGTCACCAGTAATTTTAGGAGTATCTGAAGGTGCTGCTAAATACATGGGTGGACATTTAGTTGTTGCATCAATGGTTAACGCATTATTGGAAACAATGGATATTACAGTTCCAGTTGCACTTCATTTAGATCACGGAACAAGCTTTGATAGCTGTAAATCAGCAATCGATGCTGGTTACTCTTCTGTAATGATTGATATGTCTCATTACTCAATCGATGAGAACATCGAAAACACTAAGAAAGTTGTAGAATACGCACATTCCAAAGGCGCTTCTGTAGAAGCTGAAGTTGGAACTGTTGGTGGTACTGAAGATGGAATCACTGGTGGCGTACAATACGCTGACGCACAAGAATGTCTACGTATGGTTAAAGAAGGAAACATCGATGCTCTAGCAGCAGCGCTTGGTTCAGTTCACGGCCCTTACGAAGGCGAGCCTAAACTAGGTTTTGACGAAATGAAAGAAATTTCTGAATTAACTGGTGCTCCTCTTGTATTACACGGTGGTTCAGGAATTCCAGAACACCAAATTCAACAAGCTATCGAATATGGTCATACAAAAATTAACGTGAATACTGAATGTCAACAAGTATGGACAGCAGCTGTTCGTGACAAATTGGCTACAGATTCAGCAGTTTATGACCCACGTAAAGTTATTGGACCTGGTAAAGAAGCAATCGTGAAACTAGTTCGCGAACGTATGACAGTATTTGGTTCAAGCAACAAAGCGTAA
- the rpoE gene encoding DNA-directed RNA polymerase subunit delta, which produces MKLTELDGINKNELSMIEVAHEILETTGEVLDFDDLLLRVQEYLGLSKKELDSKMTRFYTNLNVDGSFISLGDNRWGLRAWYPIDSIDEEILSTIDEDEVQVRRKKRKKLNAFATSEDDDVIDYNDDDPEDTFAADEDEEEVEVDEEEVEVEADDLDGELDDDLDNVPESIEEDLTLIDDDFEEDEEEEE; this is translated from the coding sequence GTGAAGCTAACCGAATTAGACGGTATAAACAAAAACGAATTATCAATGATTGAAGTGGCACATGAGATTTTGGAAACAACAGGAGAAGTCTTGGATTTCGATGATTTATTGTTACGTGTACAAGAATATCTAGGCCTATCTAAAAAAGAGCTAGATAGCAAAATGACACGTTTCTATACTAACTTGAACGTTGACGGTAGTTTCATTTCATTAGGTGATAACCGTTGGGGATTACGTGCATGGTATCCAATTGATTCAATTGACGAAGAAATTCTTTCCACAATCGACGAAGACGAAGTACAAGTTCGTCGTAAGAAGCGCAAAAAGCTTAATGCTTTTGCTACTTCCGAAGATGACGATGTAATCGACTATAACGACGATGATCCAGAAGATACATTCGCAGCGGACGAAGATGAAGAAGAAGTAGAAGTGGATGAAGAAGAAGTAGAAGTTGAGGCTGACGACTTAGATGGCGAATTGGACGATGATTTAGATAACGTTCCAGAGAGTATCGAAGAAGACTTGACACTTATCGACGACGACTTTGAAGAAGACGAGGAAGAAGAAGAGTAA
- a CDS encoding DegV family protein, translating to MPYVITTESGSDISQELIERFNIKVIPMHVTLGERTVDDGSIPVSEIYDFYDETGTLPKTSGSTPEDFRVMFEKIFSETPDATIIHVAYSAITTVSYNSGRIAAEDFNNIHLVDSKNVSGGLTAVVVATAQFVEENPTATPEEIIAFVEDVRERTRFVFLPQTLTYLKAGGRVSNVQFFGASLLNIHPTIALTDGKLLAAKKYRGSFQRCIKNVINDFFKTYDIIPETLTIGGTDGLSQADTDFALNEVKSHGFATAHTFDAGAVISSHGGPGAFGIIAIEKKK from the coding sequence ATGCCCTATGTAATTACAACCGAAAGTGGTTCAGACATTTCGCAAGAGTTGATTGAACGCTTCAATATTAAAGTTATCCCGATGCATGTCACACTTGGAGAACGCACTGTCGACGATGGTAGTATTCCTGTTAGTGAAATATATGATTTTTATGATGAAACAGGTACCTTGCCAAAAACTTCCGGCTCGACTCCAGAAGATTTCCGAGTGATGTTCGAAAAGATTTTTTCGGAAACACCTGATGCGACCATCATTCATGTCGCTTATTCCGCAATTACGACTGTTTCTTATAACTCAGGCCGAATTGCAGCAGAAGATTTCAATAACATCCATCTTGTAGACAGCAAAAACGTAAGTGGTGGTTTGACTGCGGTTGTGGTTGCGACGGCACAGTTTGTTGAAGAGAATCCCACTGCCACACCAGAAGAAATCATTGCTTTTGTAGAGGATGTCCGTGAACGTACGCGTTTCGTATTCCTACCACAAACCTTGACGTATCTGAAAGCAGGCGGACGGGTTTCCAACGTGCAATTTTTCGGAGCAAGTTTGTTGAATATCCACCCAACGATTGCCTTAACAGACGGCAAACTGCTCGCGGCTAAAAAGTACCGCGGTTCTTTCCAGCGCTGCATCAAAAATGTAATAAATGATTTCTTTAAGACGTATGATATCATTCCGGAAACATTAACAATTGGTGGTACGGATGGACTCAGCCAAGCTGATACAGATTTCGCTTTGAACGAAGTCAAATCTCATGGCTTTGCTACAGCGCACACCTTCGATGCGGGTGCCGTGATTTCAAGTCACGGTGGTCCAGGCGCATTTGGTATTATTGCAATCGAAAAGAAAAAATAG
- a CDS encoding UDP-N-acetylglucosamine 1-carboxyvinyltransferase — MKKIIINGNKPLNGEVTISGAKNSTVALIPASILADSMVTLEGIPDIQDVRSLIEILEEFNVAVTFDAEAGIMNIDPSNMISIPMPTGKIKNLRASYYFMGAILSKYGEGVIGLPGGCNLGPRPIDQHIKGFEALGATVRNEMGAIYLTSPEDGLKGDRIYLDVVSIGATINTILASVRAKGRTIIENAAKEPEIIDVCTLLNNMGAKIRGAGTDVIRIDGVHSLHGCRHTVIPDRIEAGTYLAAAAAMGEEVLVKNVIVEHLEGFVAKMDEMGVNMEIGEDSILIRKSDDLKMVHIKALPYPGFATDLQQPITPLMLKAAGDGTIIDTVYPKRVNHIAELRRMGAGIKVESDTIFMQGPNAMSGAEVKASDLRAGACLVIAGLMAKGTTTITGVENILRGYDGIVDKLTALGADISMVEEEN; from the coding sequence ATGAAAAAAATTATCATTAACGGCAATAAACCCTTAAATGGTGAAGTAACAATCAGTGGTGCCAAAAATAGTACGGTTGCTTTAATTCCAGCCTCTATTTTGGCAGACTCAATGGTTACTCTAGAGGGAATACCTGATATTCAAGATGTACGTTCTTTGATTGAAATTCTAGAAGAATTCAACGTTGCAGTTACTTTTGATGCAGAGGCCGGGATTATGAACATCGATCCATCGAATATGATTTCAATTCCCATGCCAACGGGTAAAATCAAAAATTTACGTGCATCTTATTATTTTATGGGAGCCATTCTATCGAAATATGGGGAAGGCGTCATCGGTTTGCCGGGTGGCTGTAACTTAGGTCCGCGTCCAATCGATCAACACATCAAAGGATTCGAAGCGTTGGGCGCAACGGTTCGCAATGAAATGGGTGCTATTTATTTAACGTCTCCGGAAGACGGATTAAAAGGCGACCGTATTTATTTAGACGTTGTTTCAATTGGAGCAACAATCAACACGATTTTGGCTTCCGTTCGCGCTAAAGGCCGGACCATTATTGAAAATGCAGCCAAAGAACCTGAGATTATTGATGTGTGTACCCTGTTGAATAACATGGGTGCGAAAATCCGTGGAGCAGGAACAGACGTTATTCGAATTGATGGCGTTCATTCGTTACACGGATGCCGGCATACGGTTATTCCAGACCGGATTGAAGCGGGAACTTATTTAGCCGCTGCAGCCGCAATGGGTGAAGAAGTTTTAGTTAAAAACGTAATTGTGGAACATTTGGAAGGTTTTGTAGCGAAAATGGATGAAATGGGTGTCAACATGGAAATTGGTGAAGACAGCATTTTAATTCGTAAATCAGATGACTTGAAAATGGTTCATATTAAAGCCTTGCCTTATCCAGGATTTGCGACAGACCTCCAGCAACCTATTACGCCGCTTATGTTAAAAGCAGCGGGTGATGGAACGATTATTGATACTGTTTACCCAAAACGTGTGAATCACATTGCGGAACTAAGACGTATGGGTGCAGGAATTAAAGTTGAAAGTGATACAATATTTATGCAAGGACCGAATGCTATGTCAGGTGCAGAAGTGAAGGCAAGTGATTTGCGTGCAGGCGCTTGTTTAGTGATTGCAGGCTTGATGGCAAAAGGGACTACAACTATTACTGGTGTTGAAAATATTCTACGTGGCTACGACGGAATTGTCGACAAGTTAACGGCTTTAGGCGCAGATATTTCAATGGTTGAAGAAGAAAATTAA
- a CDS encoding thioredoxin domain-containing protein: MNENQKAYEQTVNNFVELNAQQVEERLANGEKTILYIGKPVCPYCQRFVPKLDNVREQNDLTIHYLNSLNTQTDPEIKALRDKMEVPLVPQVVTIDGPDAFTNLNIDSGASEEKLTELLA; the protein is encoded by the coding sequence ATGAATGAAAATCAAAAAGCATATGAACAAACAGTAAATAATTTTGTAGAACTTAATGCCCAACAAGTTGAAGAACGTTTAGCAAATGGTGAGAAGACGATTCTCTATATTGGGAAGCCCGTTTGCCCTTACTGCCAAAGATTCGTTCCGAAATTGGATAATGTCCGTGAACAAAATGATTTGACAATTCACTACTTGAATAGTCTAAATACTCAAACGGATCCTGAAATTAAAGCCCTGCGTGATAAAATGGAAGTTCCGTTAGTACCACAAGTCGTTACAATTGATGGACCAGACGCATTCACGAACTTGAACATTGACAGTGGCGCATCCGAAGAAAAATTAACTGAGCTTTTAGCTTAG
- a CDS encoding AAC(3) family N-acetyltransferase, translating to MYTQAELLTQLEQLGIDKNGTLLVHSSFKSMGPIEGGPDTVLDSLSTFMKEGLLVLPTHTWRYINADNPVFHVEDSPTNVGILTELFRKRPGVVRSLHPTHSVGALGKDAEAFVSGDEKCDTPCARESVWGKLLDQKAKIMLLGVDLTRNTFIHGIEEWVDIPGRMTDTHEELYSVRADGTKIKVPSRRHCGLSWSEHFWKVDDVLLATGAMWMGKLGDADVRICDTVKLTEVLTEMLHEFPDLFSDNEPLPDSIRNGYI from the coding sequence ATGTATACGCAGGCAGAATTACTCACGCAACTGGAACAATTAGGCATTGATAAAAACGGTACTTTGTTGGTTCATTCATCCTTTAAGAGTATGGGCCCCATCGAAGGCGGCCCCGATACAGTTTTGGACAGTTTATCGACTTTCATGAAAGAAGGTTTATTGGTCTTACCAACTCATACTTGGCGGTATATCAATGCGGATAATCCGGTATTTCATGTAGAAGATTCACCGACAAATGTTGGGATTTTGACAGAATTATTCAGAAAACGTCCGGGTGTTGTGCGTTCGTTGCATCCAACGCATTCAGTCGGCGCATTAGGAAAAGATGCAGAAGCATTTGTCAGTGGTGATGAAAAGTGTGATACACCTTGTGCCCGTGAATCTGTTTGGGGCAAACTTTTAGATCAGAAGGCCAAAATTATGTTGCTGGGAGTAGATTTGACGCGGAATACATTTATCCATGGTATCGAGGAATGGGTTGATATTCCTGGGAGAATGACGGATACCCATGAAGAACTTTATTCGGTACGAGCTGATGGCACAAAAATTAAGGTACCTTCACGCCGTCACTGCGGATTATCCTGGTCAGAGCACTTTTGGAAGGTAGATGACGTGCTCCTGGCAACCGGTGCTATGTGGATGGGCAAACTGGGAGACGCTGACGTGCGGATATGCGACACCGTTAAATTGACAGAAGTTCTAACTGAAATGCTACACGAGTTTCCTGATTTGTTCTCTGATAATGAACCTTTGCCAGATAGCATTAGAAACGGTTACATTTAA
- a CDS encoding lipoate--protein ligase family protein translates to MTNYFIYEDVPTALQGDKLFNFAIGDALIREVVRKPDQTLLHFWPIENMIILGMVDTKLPYLSEAVNTLQESNYEVVVRPAGGLAVVADAGILNFSIILAESNEEKMTIDEGYAIMVDVIRQAFAPFGKQIEAYEIVDSYCPGKFDLSIDGKKFAGIAQRRFKNGIGIMIYLSVEGNQQKRGEIIRDFYQVGLKGEETRWHFPDVDPDCMANLSDLLGVSLTVPQVRDIILATYEKEKPVKTGYYNEEILADYTAANQKMIKRNEQIFSKE, encoded by the coding sequence ATGACTAATTATTTCATCTATGAGGATGTGCCGACCGCACTTCAAGGCGATAAATTATTTAATTTCGCAATTGGCGATGCTTTGATTCGTGAAGTCGTTCGAAAACCGGACCAGACACTGTTACATTTCTGGCCGATTGAAAATATGATTATTTTAGGAATGGTCGATACGAAACTGCCCTATCTATCTGAGGCAGTCAACACCTTACAGGAATCCAATTATGAGGTCGTTGTTCGTCCAGCCGGTGGATTAGCGGTTGTAGCTGATGCTGGCATTTTAAACTTTTCGATTATCTTAGCTGAATCAAATGAAGAAAAAATGACTATCGATGAAGGGTACGCTATTATGGTGGATGTGATACGCCAGGCATTCGCTCCTTTCGGTAAGCAGATAGAGGCTTATGAAATCGTTGACTCCTATTGCCCGGGCAAGTTCGACTTGAGTATCGATGGGAAAAAGTTTGCGGGGATTGCTCAGAGACGCTTTAAGAACGGAATCGGAATTATGATTTATTTAAGTGTCGAAGGAAATCAACAAAAGCGCGGGGAAATCATCCGCGATTTTTATCAAGTAGGCTTGAAAGGTGAAGAAACACGTTGGCATTTCCCAGATGTAGACCCCGATTGTATGGCTAACTTAAGTGATTTACTGGGCGTTTCCCTGACAGTACCACAAGTGCGGGATATAATTTTGGCGACTTACGAAAAAGAGAAGCCGGTGAAAACGGGTTATTATAATGAAGAAATTTTAGCAGACTATACGGCTGCCAATCAGAAAATGATAAAACGAAACGAACAAATCTTCAGCAAGGAGTGA
- a CDS encoding DUF1934 domain-containing protein: MKEVSDLPVQKGTVMEYRLETRIEQEGQKEIFVYEGQGQMVQMGEWLYLRYVEAETSNKVTIKVSRAGKMTIMRRQGDVLLSRLSFDSEKSGSAQIPTEAGLMEIETKTNQMVQNYKEQPFSGYVEVAYTIGIGEESLGSYEMSLQFTT; the protein is encoded by the coding sequence ATGAAGGAAGTGTCTGATTTGCCGGTACAAAAAGGAACAGTTATGGAGTATCGTTTAGAAACTAGGATTGAACAAGAAGGCCAAAAAGAAATCTTCGTCTATGAAGGGCAAGGTCAAATGGTCCAAATGGGCGAATGGCTTTACCTACGCTATGTAGAGGCAGAAACAAGTAACAAAGTTACAATCAAAGTGTCGCGTGCGGGAAAAATGACAATCATGCGCCGACAAGGAGACGTACTTTTGTCACGCTTGTCGTTTGACTCAGAGAAATCAGGGTCCGCACAAATACCGACAGAAGCTGGTTTGATGGAAATCGAAACCAAAACGAATCAAATGGTTCAAAATTATAAAGAGCAACCATTCTCGGGCTATGTGGAAGTGGCCTATACAATTGGAATTGGTGAAGAATCGCTTGGAAGTTATGAAATGTCGTTGCAATTTACTACCTAA
- a CDS encoding SMI1/KNR4 family protein, translating into MMNPYFIPTPFEKETPVILEKRALTPTLTTADLPARYLQLLADQNGGYVKNMVVPTLEPTSDGLDCAHLHYIYGLSSDSEKSIPYQDFLPDYFIIFSAHEACYFAFDYSISGTEPAIRYLDTETDNWQEVASDFDSFLQLLRYGKIYLPLEGYLSRTEAEHAFLLVTDHADLEELFEHLEGTADKEWYFAWINHFAQMAEMREVAFRALETQILYFRLVLPDNAQAVFDLFPEKQEWIETELAADF; encoded by the coding sequence ATGATGAACCCGTATTTTATTCCTACTCCCTTTGAGAAAGAAACACCCGTTATTTTGGAAAAAAGAGCCTTAACCCCTACCCTAACGACAGCTGATTTACCCGCACGTTACCTGCAACTTCTAGCTGATCAAAACGGCGGTTATGTGAAAAACATGGTCGTTCCAACGTTAGAGCCGACCTCTGACGGCTTGGACTGCGCCCATTTGCACTACATTTATGGCTTGAGCTCCGATAGTGAAAAGTCAATTCCTTACCAAGATTTTCTACCAGATTATTTTATCATTTTTAGTGCCCATGAAGCTTGTTATTTTGCTTTTGATTACTCAATTTCTGGAACGGAGCCTGCGATTCGTTACTTGGACACTGAAACAGATAATTGGCAGGAAGTGGCGTCGGACTTTGATTCATTTTTACAACTTTTGCGTTATGGGAAGATTTATTTGCCTTTGGAGGGATATTTATCTCGAACCGAAGCCGAGCATGCTTTTTTGTTAGTAACCGACCATGCCGATTTAGAGGAATTATTTGAGCATTTGGAAGGTACCGCGGATAAAGAGTGGTATTTCGCTTGGATCAATCATTTTGCTCAAATGGCAGAAATGCGGGAAGTAGCCTTTCGTGCCTTGGAGACGCAAATTTTGTATTTTAGATTAGTATTGCCGGATAATGCCCAGGCTGTATTTGATTTATTCCCCGAGAAACAAGAATGGATTGAAACGGAGCTGGCGGCGGACTTTTAG